The Streptomyces sp. NBC_01268 genome segment CTTCCGGTCGCACAGGGGTGCCCCTGGGAGCGCGGGGGGCGCTCCAGGGGCACCTGGTCGTAACCGCGACCGCGGCACGGCCGACGAACGGGCTCGGGCGGGCCGGATCAGCCGCCGAGCGCACCGCCCGCGCCGCCGAGGTCCTCACCCGCGAGGGGGTCGCTCTCCAGGTGGATGACGCCGTAGTCGTAGGCGTGCCGCCGGTAGACGACACTGGGCTGCTTCGTGTCGGAGTCGACGAAGAGGTAGAAGTCGTGCCCGACCAGCTCCATCTCGTAGAGCGCCTGGTCGAGCGTCATGGGGGCGGCCTTGTGGGTCTTCTCGCGGACCACCAGCGGTCCTTCGCCCTGGACCTCGATCGAACCCATCATCGTGGTGGGGACGGTGCCGGTCTCCGTCGGCACCACCTGACCGTTGCCGTTCAGCGACGCGACGCCCGGCACCACGTCGGCGACCTCCGCCGCCGAAAGCCTGCCGTTGCCACGGCGCGTGTACCTCTTGTCGTGCTGCTTGCGCAGTCGGGCCTCCAGCTTGTCGCTGGCGAGGTCGAGCGCTGCGTACGGGTCGCCTGCCGCCGCCTCCGCCCGGATCACCGGGCCTCGGGAGTGGAGGGTGATCTCCACACGGTCGGACCGGTCGGCCTGCCGCGGGTTGTGCTCCTTGGACACCTCGACGTCGAGGCTGATCACCTTGCCGTCGAGCTTCTGGATCTTCTCCAGCTTCAGCTTCTCGGCCACGTGCTTACGGAACCGCTCGGGCACCTCGGTCTTGCGGCCCTTGACGACGATGTCCACGCAGAACTCCGTTCCCGGATCGCTCACTACGGCTCCTAGGCCGTCGAGCATCTCCCTTTGCACCAGACTCCGGCGTTTGCCGGGGTCTCGGACTTGGCGACTTCGCCCCTCTCCTCCCCAGTCGACAAGCGCCCCACCCCATCGACAAGAGGTTAATTCGCCCTGAACTCCTGTCCTGTAGGCGCACCCGTGCATTAGGTGAGGCGTGACCTTCGCCATTCCTCACAACCGAACATAGCTCGTTCGGACGGGTGTCGGCACCCGCTGACGGGACTTACCTCCATTCGGGTGTTCTTACCTCTCACCACCTGCAACGTTGCAAGTTCCCCGTGAGTTCCGGTTTATTTCGAACGAGGCCGGAGAGGATGCGACTACCGCTGCCGCGGGCTGTTCGAAAAGGCCTTCCGTCCCTCGCCTCTTCGGGCTGTCCGGTAATCCGGGAATGAACGGCGGGTGTACGAGGACGGGGGCGGCACCCAGTGCCCTCGCCGCCTCCGCGAGCGATGCTCCCGTGGTCATCAGGTCGTCCACGAGAACCACCCGCCCGGCCTCCCGCACGGCCTCGTCGAGGAGCCGTACGCCGGCCGGTGCGACCTCCAGCGCCCCCGCCAGGTTGGCGAGCCGCCCGCGCGCGCCGAGCCCCGCCTGGTCGGCGACCGCCCGGCCCTGCCGCAGCACCGGCAGGACCCGCGCGGCCCGTCCGGAACGGCGCAGCCGGGCCGCCGCCGCCAGCGCGATCCGCCGGGTCGGATCGTGGCCACGCGCGCGCACGGAGCGCCGTGAGGACGGCACCGGCACCAGGAGCAGCGGTCCGCCCCCGGACGCCCCACAGGGCCCCGTGGCGGCCTCCACGGCACCTGCCAGCGCGGCGCCCAGGGCTCCGGCGAGCGGCAGCGCCCCACGTTCCTTGTGGGCGAGGAGCAGCGCGCGCACGGCACCCTCGTACGGCGCGGCGGCATGGACGACCGGCAGCCCCGGGGGCTCGGGCCACGGACGCACCCTGCGGGGACCGGTGCCGGTCAGCCCGGTCCTGCAGCGCGGGCACAGTGCCGTACGGGGTCTCCCGCAGCCTCCGCAGGCGACCGGCAGCACCAGCCCGGCGATCTCGCGCCACCACCCCCGCATGGCTCCACTGTCCTCCCGCGGAGCCCGCGCGGCCACTCCTGTGGAAAACCGCCGTCAGCCCGGATAGACCGGGTGGCGCCCCTCCTTGACGATGGGCTGCCAGTTCGCCCCGGGCACGAGCCGCACGATGCCGTCGTTGTTGGAGTCCGCGACCACCGGCGACTGTTCGCCGTGCGGCGCGGCGACCGCCGTGACCCCGTTCAGGCCCGGCAGGACCGACGTGGCCGACGTCGACCCGTCCGTCTGCACGTACCGCACCTGCTGCACCCCGCCGGCCTCCGTGCCGACCACGACCAGGCGGCTCGGGCCGGCCCAGGACACGGCGGTGACGGACTCCAGGCGCGGCGCGGCGCGCTGCGGGGACTCGACGGAGACGCTCTCGTGCCCGTCGCCGCGGGTGCGCTCGACCCGGCCGATCTGGAGGGTCGTGCGGTCGTCCTTCGTCACGAGCAGCGCGATCCGCACCCCGTCGGCGGAGACCCGCAGCGACTCGATCCGCGCGCCGTCCTTGAGCCACGGCGTGCTGACCTCGACCGGCTCGCCCTGGCCGCCGGGCACCATCCACAGGCGCGGCTTCGCCCGGTTGCGGTCGGCGACCCACAGGTCGCCGTGGCCGTCCCAGCTCGGCGCCGACAGGCGGTCCTCGCGCCGCAGCCCGGCGCTGGTCACGATCGGCGCCGCGGGCTCCTCGTCGGAGGTGATCGACGCGACGCGCAGCGCGCGGCCCTCCTGCACGACCCCGGCCGCCCGGTTCTCCTCGCGGTCCACCGCCACGTACGTCAGCGGCAGCGTGCCCCGGCCGAACGGCCCGGGCGCCTCGACCGGCTTGTCCAGCTGCTTCGAGGCGACCGACAGCATCATCAGGCGGCCGTGCTCGTCGACGAAGAAGGGGTTCTCGCCCCGCCCCGGGTCGCGCACCGCCGAGTACTCCTCGATGGCCTGCCCCTTGCCGAGCATGCAGAGCCGGTTGCCGTCGCTTCCCTGGAGCTCCACCTGCTCCACCCGTGCCGACGTCAGGTCGCCCAGGGTGAACAGCAGTTGGGCCGCCATGCCCTTGCACACCAGGGCGCTGACGTGGTCGGCCTTGGCGTTGAGCGGGACCTTCAGCGTCGACTGGTCGTCGGTCGTGAGGGTCGTGACGCCCTTCTTCAGCTCCGTACCGGAGGGGAAGCGCGAGTCGACGGCGGGCCCGAGCCACCCCGTCGGGCCCTCCAGGAGCGCCTTCACCGTCTGCGTCACCGGGTCCATGCGGGTGACCGGATCCTGCCGCTGCCGGATGTAGACCGGGTCGGCGACGACCCAGTTCTCCCCGGAGGCGAAGTAGTACTTGTTGACCGAGCGGTAGTTGCGCAGGAAGTCCGCCTCACCGAGCACCAGGCCCGGGGGCAGGCTGTCGATGCGCCACTCCTTGCCCTTGCCGTCCGCCGTGGGCTGCTGCACCACGTGGATCGACTCGTTGAACTCGGCCGGGACCTCCGGCCGGTACGCGTGCCGGGCGTCGACCTTCGCGATCCGCCGCCCGGAGATCGGGTACGACCGCCCCTGGTTCTCCGTGTCGGCCATCCGGTCGGCCTGGTCGCGGTCGGGCGCGTTGGTGAGCACGGTGATGCTCGCCTCCGGCCGCCACGTGCGCACGGCCTGCCGGGTCAGGTACTTCCGCGCCGTCGAGAACCCGGGGTCGTCACTCGTCATGGCCTCCAGGAAGCCGTCGACGATCTCCTCCGGATCGGCGTTGTCGCGGGGCGCGACCGCGTACACCCGCACCTGCGAGTCGCCCGCGTTGGACGCCTTCACGGCCCGTACGTCGCCGCTGTCGGGCATGCTCGCGCAGCCGGCCACCAGCAGCGAGCCGCAGGCCAGCAGCACCACCCCGCGCACCGACCGTCCCCGCCCCAGGGCCTCCCGCGTCCCTCGAAGGTCAGCGCCCACGTGTCCCGCCCTCCTGCTCGGCGCGCGACGACGCCATGGTCTCGCCCCCGGCGCCCCCGGCGCCCCCGTCTTCGTCGCCGCCCGCCGCGGGCCGCGGAACCACCCGCGCGCCGCTGCCCGGCAGCGCCGTCGGATCCACCGTCGCCCGCGACGCGGCGGGTATCCGCGGCGGCACGGACAGCGCCGGGTGGTCCCCGGCGGGCTGCGCGGGCACCGCGGTCAGGCGCGCCCCGGCAGCGGCGGCCGCCTGCTCGCGGTTGCGCCGCGAGTCCTCGGGCTCCAGCGGGATCGGCGAACCGCGCAGCGGCTCGTCCGCGGTGCGCGGCAGGGTCAGCCGGAACTGCGAGCCGCCACCGGGCTCGCCCCAGGCCTGGAGCCAGCCGCCGTGCAGGCGCGCGTCCTCGACGGCGATGGACAGGCCGAGGCCCGTGCCGCCGGTGGTGCGCGCGCGGGACGGGTCGGCCCGCCAGAACCGGTTGAAGACCCGGGTCGCCTCTCCGGGCTTGAGCCCGATCCCGTGGTCGCGCACGGCGACGGCGACGGCCCCGCCGGCGGCGGCCAGCTTCACGGTCACGTCCCGGCCCTCGCCGTGCTCGACGGCGTTCACGACCAGATTGCGCAGCACCCGCTCGACCCGGCGGGCGTCCGCCTCGGCCACCACGGGCTGCTCGTCGCCGACGACGAGGATCCGGCTCCCCTTGCGCTCGGCCAGCGGCTCGGCGCCGCCGATGACCCGGCGTACGACCTGGCGCAGGTCTATCGGCTCGGCCTCCAGGGCCGCGGCGCCCGCGTCGAAGCGGCTGATCTCCAGCAGGTCCGACAGCAGCGACTCGAAACGGTCGAGCTGGTCCCCGAGGAGCTCGGCGGAGCGCGCGGTGACCGGGTCGAAGTCGACCCGGGCCTCGTGGATGACGTCGGCCGCCATCCGGACCGTCGTCAGCGGGGTCCGCAGCTCGTGCGAGACGTCCGAGACGAACCGCCGCTGCATCCGCGACAGGTCCTCCATCTGCTGGATCTTCGTCTGGATGGTCTGCGCCATCTTGTTGAAGGCCTCGCCGAGGCGCGCGATGTCGTCCTCGCCGGTGACCTTCATCCGTTCCTGGAGCCCGCTGGCCGACAGCCGCTCGGCGACCGCGGCTGCCATCCGTACGGGGGTGACGACCTGGCGCACCACCAGCCAGGCGATGGCGCCGAGCAGCACCACGACGAACAGCCCGGCGGTCGCCAGGGTCGTCTTGACCAGGGCGAGGGAGTCCTCCTCCTGCGTCAGCGGGAAGAGGTAGTACAGCTCGTACGGGGTGCCGTCGGCGTCGTTGAGCCGCTTGCCGATCACCAGGCCGGGCTCGGACGCCTTGCCGCTGGTGTAGTGGATCCGCGCGGGCTGCTGGAAGGTGCTGGTGCCCTGCGCGACGTTGTGCCGCAGCTCGGCCGGGATGCTGGTGGTCGGATCGACCTCACCGGAGGCGCGGGCGCCCCGGCTGGCCGTGTTCCCGGTCTCCAGCGACAGCGCGACCACGTTGAACGCGCTCTGACCGCCGCTCGCCAGCTGCTCGACCAGCGTCGAGCGCCAGTTCACGGACGCTCCGGCGCGACCGCCGTCCTGCGCTCCCGGCGCGGAGGGCGTGGTGGCCGCCTTGTCCTGGGCGGCCGAGAAGCCACCGGCGGCCTGGCTCTGGGCGGCCCGCTCCTTGGCGTCGAGCAGCCCGTTGCGCACCTGGCCGATGACGACCAGGCCGAGCAGGAGCACGACGCCGAGCGACATGAGCAGGGTGCCCGCGACCACCCGCACCTGGAGGTTGCGCCGCCACAGCCGCACGGCGGGCAGCAGCGGCCGGCGCACCCAGCGCGCGACGAGCCGGAACGCGGGCCCGCCCGGCGCACCGTCCTGCAGCAGACGGCCGAAACGCGAGCCCCCCCGCCCCGGTCCGGCAGCCCGCCCCGTACGGACTCCCGGATCCCCGGGCTTCGGAGCAGTACTGCCTGCGCTCATGTCAGCTCGGCCCTGCCTTGTAACCGACGCCGCGAACGGTCACGACGATCTCCGGGCGCTCCGGGTCCTTCTCGACCTTCGAGCGCAGCCGCTGCACGTGCACGTTCACCAGCCGGGTGTCGGCCGCGTGCCGGTAGCCCCAGACCTGCTCCAGCAGGACCTCGCGGGTGAACACCTGCCACGGCTTGCGGGCCAGCGCCACCAGCAGATCGAACTCGAGCGGCGTCAGCGCGATCGCCTGCCCGTCCCGCTTCACCGAGTGCCCGGCCACGTCGATGACCAGGTCACCGATGGCCAGCTGCTCCGGCGCGGGCTCCTCCGACCTCCGCAGCCGCGCCCGGATCCGGGCGACGAGCTCCTTCGGCTTGAACGGCTTGACGATGTAGTCGTCGGCCCCGGACTCCAGGCCCACCACGACGTCGACCGTGTCGCTCTTGGCCGTGAGCATGACGATCGGCACACCGGACTCGGCCCTGATCAACCGGCAGACCTCGATACCGTCCCGACCGGGCAGCATCAGGTCGAGCAGCACGAGATCCGGCTTGGCCTCCCGAAAAGCAGCGAGTGCCTTGTCACCGTCCGCAACGAACGACGGCTCGAACCCCTCACCACGCAGCACGATCCCGAGCATCTCGGCCAGTGCGGTGTCGTCATCGACGACGAGAACGCGTCCCTTCATATCGACATCATCCCATTTCCGTATCAGTCTCAAGGCGACTGGTGAGATACCTCACCGACCTGCGGCGACGTCCGCGATTGCCCACCGTTTACCGCCGGTGTCTGTGGGTGTTGATGTCGACTTGGATGTCAGCCCCGTTCACCCCGTGGTCGCCCCGAACCGTACCTTGCGGGGCCCCGTATGGCCCACGGGGAGAGCCGTCCGGCTCGACCGCCCGGGCTCCACCGGAGCAGATTCTGTTCGGCGGGCCGGCCGAAGACCTCATCAAACGGCTGGCGGAGGAGAAGCGCTCCAAGACCGCGCGCCACGCGTTACGGGTCCTCTCAGCGTCGCTGACGGCCGCGATGACCGAGGACATCGGCCTGACCCGCAACGTGGCCAAGGTGGTCACCGTGCGCGCCACGACCGACAGCGGGAAGAGCTGGAGCGCCGTCGAGGTCCTTCGCTTCCTGGCCGAAGCCCGACAGCGCACGGTCTACTACCCCGCGCTCCTGCTCATGTGTCTGCTCGGTCTCCGGCGGGCGGAGGTCTGCGGGCTTCGGTGGGAGAACGTCGACCTGGAGAACCGGGTCATCTGGATCGAGCAGCAACGGCAGCGCTCCGGTCCCGGAACGATCGACGTGGACCTGAAGACGGACACCTCGAAAGCGCCTCTGCCCCTGCCCGCCCAGTGCATCGCCCCGCTGCGGTGGACCCGGATGCGCACGGCCCTCCTCCGCGAACGTGCTCTCGCCAAGGGCCGGCCGTGGTGGGACGACCCCGACCACCACGTCTTCGTGACGCGAACCGGACAGCCGCTCCAGGCCGAGTGCCTCTACCAGACCCTGCGTCGGGCAGCTGAGAGCGCCGAGCTCGGAAAGATGAATCCGAAGGGGCTGCGGAAGTCGTGTGGCACGCTCCTGGTCCACCTTCGCGTGCACCCGAGGATCATCAAGGCGATCCTGCGGCACAGCCGGATCGCGACGACGCTCGACATCTACGCGGAGGCGCTCGACCCGGATGTGATCGCCGCCGTCGGTCAGCTCGACCGGCTGTTGCGTCAGCCGGCCACGCTCCGGCGACTCGCCGCCCCAGCACCGCACAGCGAAAGCACCAGCTGATCCAGCGATACATGACACGGCCCCTTCATCGGCGGATACCCGCGGATGAAGGGGCCTTCGTCGTGAGCGGCCCCGGCCGCCATGGCGCCCGGGTGAGTAGTCCGTCAGGTTCATGGTCCACTTTTGGACTACCTACTGTTACCGATCGGACACTTTCAGCCGTCCACCTGATTCTCGGTAGATCCTCCAGCGAGACAAGTGTTCGATTCCTTCGGGCCTCCCCAAGGTCCGCCAAGTGGGATCCCTAGGCGATCCGATCTCCGCGATCAAGGAGGTGCTTGGCATGCCCTGAAACGAAGGAATCAGAGTGCGCTCCAAGATCAGCAGTGCTGCAATCGCCGCGGCCCTGGCCGTCGGCTCCATAGCGGTCAGCGCTCCGGCCGCCTCGGCCAACTCGTACTGCAGCTCCTCGGGCTACACCGAGGGCGGCTTCCCGAACCTGCGCTGCACCTCGCTGTCCAACGGTGTTCTGAGCCACGGCAAGCGTGACCTCTACCCGACGGTCGGGACGGGCGTGACGACCACGTACTACAAGTCGGGCGGCTCCGCCGTGAGCGTCCGCCTCGGGTACTCGGTGGCGGGCTCCAACACCACCTACTCGTCGTACTTCACCATCGGCTCCGGCCAGACGGTGACGCGTTCGTGGAAGATCAGCACCAGCAGCCTGTGCCTGAACAGCACCGGTTACCTGTCGTACAGCGGCGGCACTTTCCAGACGCCTGCCGCCCACTGCTGAACCAGTGGCACGAGGGGCTCCGTCCTAGTTCAGGCGGAGCCCCCGCACTGCGGTGTTGATCTGACTTCAGCAAGGAACCGACCGTGTTTACCGCTATCTTTCAAGACCACTACGGCTACCTCGCCGTGAGCACCCTGATCGCGCTCGCCCTCGGGGCGGCGGCCTGGCTGGTCGCCCGCCGCCGGCAGAACCCCCGCGGGTTATGGTTCGCCGGCCTCGCGGCCACGGTCGCAGGCGTCCTCAGCGTCACCTTCATGGGCAGCGGCGCGGCGAGCGGCCAGTGCGTCATCAACCACGACCTCGTCGAACCCTTCCGGACCACTCAGGGGCTCTGGAACCTCGCCATGACGGTCCCGCTCGGCTTCTTCGCCCTCATGGCGACCCGACGTCCGCTGCCCGTCCTCGTCGGTGTGGTCACCTTCCCCCTGGTCATCGAGGTCGTCCAGGCAGAGGTCGACGGCCTGGGCCGGATATGCGACAGCGCCGACGCCCAGATGAACATTCTCGGCGGCCTCATCGGCGTCGCCGCCGTGGTGCTCGCGCTGCTGAAGAGCCGCACGCTCAACTGGGCCAGCGCCGCCAAGCCCTCCCTGTTCACGGCACTCGGCCTCGTCTTCCTGGGAGCCGGCGTGGTGTACCCGGCCATGACGTTCACCAACATTGATGGCACGGGCCTGTCGCAGGCGGACGGCACGCAGCGCCAGGCCGTGGAGCAGGTGGTGAGCGAGGCCTTCGGCGACCGCTACGAGCTCGGGCCCGTGTACGACCAGCCGTGTTCCGGAGCGCCGTGCCGCAATGTCGCCTTCACGCTGCTGAGCCGCGACAAGGCGCACTCGGAGCAGTTCGCGAACGGCACCCTGTCGTGGCCGGACAAGAGCCGCTTCAGCGTGCTGCTCCAGGACAGCGACCAGCCCAGCGTGATGGGCTTCCCGGTGGCCGGAGCCAAGCCCCCGACCACGGACAAGATGGCCTTCGAGGTCGCGCGGGCGTACATGAGCGAGCGCTACCCGTGGGGGGCCAGCGCCACCGTCCACAAGACGTACCCGGTGGGCGACAAGGCACAGCTCGGTTGGATCACCAGCTGGCGGTGGGTCGATTCCGACGTCCTCATGCCCCGGATGCTCGACGTACAGGTGAGCCGTTCCGGGACCGTTTCACAGGTGGACGTGACCCGCGGACCCGAGCGGGTGGACCTCGAAAAGCCTCAGCTGGACGCCAAGAAGGCAGAGTCCCTGGTTCGGGAAGGGATGGCCAAGCAGTTCGCCGACCGCGGCCATGCCATGCCCGGCGACATGACGTTCAAGGCGTTCACGCTCAAGGCTGTACAGCGCGGGGACGCCTGGCGCCCGACGTGGCTGGTGAACATCTCCCAGGAGGGCCAGGAGTCCGTTCCCGACGGCTCGGCGGGCGGAACCGCGGACCTCTGGCGGGTGGACGCCGTCAGCGGCCAGGTCTACGACGGAGCGGACCAGCCCCTGAAGGGGGACTGAGCGGGCGAGGGCCGGCTCCGTCGCCCGTCTCCCGACGCCGAAAAACTCGACTGATGTCAGTGATGGATGTCATGGCCCCCGCGTCGGCGGATACCCACTGGTGGAGGGGCCGTCGTCGTCGGTCGCTCCGACAACATCCCATTTCCGTATCAGTCTCAAGGCGACTGGTGAGATACCTCACCGACCTGCGGCGACGTCCGCCTTTACCCGCCGTGAACCGCCGGTGCCCGTGGGTGTTGATGTCAGACACGCATGTCAGCCCGTGACCCCCGTGGTCGCCCCGAACCGTACCTTGCGGGGCCTGCCGCGGCCCATAGCCGAGGAGGCGGGATCACCGTCGGTCCCGCACCGGTCGTCACTTTTCGTGCCTGAGTCCGCATCGGTCGTCATGCAGGTGCAGGCGCCGAAGATCGTTCAACGCGGCGACCGGGAACGGATGCTCCGCCCACTTCGCCCGACAGCCGCGCTCGCCGTGCGGTCGAAGCACCCCCTGCGCGGCCTCCACCACGGCATGGCCGAGTTCACGACGGGACTGAGTGGCCCCCCATGGTGTGCGGGGAAGCCGCCCCCCGGCCTTCCCGTGCTCAGCGGGTCCGGGGACATGGCACCAGGTGGGACAGGGCCCGCCCGCGGGCGGGCCCCGCGTGGCACGATGGCTCCCGGCCCGTCGCCGTACCAGGCGGGAGGCCGCAGTGACCGAGCCGGTTCGCCGATCCGGCCCCGCGACCATTCCTCGAGGTGGACGACCGTGAACGACACTCCGGGCTGGACCTCGCCCGGATCTGCTCCCTCCGACGGCCAGGACGGCTCCGGTGTGCCCCGGCCCGCCTCGCCCGGCGACGCGAACGGCTCCGCCCCTCAGTGGTCCAAGGACCAGCCGCCCGCCGGTCAGTGGCAGGCGCCGACCGCCCCGGCCCCCGGCGCCCCCGCGCCGGCCCGGGCGCAGTCCGGCCCCGGCTGGGGCGGCCCTCAGCAGCCGTACAACCAGTGGGGACGGCCGCCGGCCGCGAAGCCGGGAGTGATCCCGCTGCGCCCGCTCACCATGGGCGAGATCCTCGACGGCGCCGTGACGACCATGCGCCGCTACTGGCAGACCGTGCTGACCATCTCGGTCACGGTCGCCGTGATCGGCCAGGTCGCCGACGTGCTCGCGCAGCGCTATCTCGTGCCGGCCGCTCCGGCCGTGAACGCGGACGCGAGCCCGTCGGAGCAGCTCCAGCAGTCCGCCGACGCCATGCAGAGCAGCCTGATCGGCATGGGCCCGGCCTACCTGATCATGCTGGTGGCCACCCTGGTGTGCGCCGCCCTGCTCACCGTGGTGATCAGCCGTGCCGTCCTGGGCCGCCCGGTCACCCTCGGCACCGCCTGGCAGGAGGCGCGGCCGCGGCTGCTCCCGCTGCTCGGGCTGACCCTGCTGGTGGCCCTGATGAGCGCCGGCATCATGTTCGTCGGCCTGCTGCCGGGGTTGCTCCTCGGCGGGGCGGGCGGCGTGGGTCTCGCCTTCCTCGGCGGTGCCGCCGCCTTCGTGACGGTCATCTGGCTGACGATCCGCTTCAGCCTCGCCTCCCCGGCGCTGATGCTGGAGCGTCAGGGCGTGTTCACGTCGCTGAAGCGCTCGGCCAAGCTGGTCCAGGGCTCCTGGTGGCGCATCTTCGGCATCACGATCCTCACCCAGCTGCTGATCTTCCTCGTCGCGATGATCATCACGATCCCCTTCGCGGCCATCGCCATAGGGACCAGCGACGGCGGCTTCGGCGGGCTCATGTCGGGCACCACGCCCGAGAACAGCTGGTCGTTCCTGATCATCACCGGCATCGGCGGAGTGATCGTCAACGCGATCACCTACCCGATCTCCGCCGGCGTGACCGCGCTCCTCTACGTCGACCAGCGCATCCGCCGGGAGGCCCTGGACCTGGAGCTCGCCCGGGCCGCCGGTCTGCCCGGCTACGGGGGCTGATGGCGTGACGGTCACGGGGGGCACGGCCGGCGACGTACCGGTGGACATCCCCCGCATACCCGCCCAGGAGGCGGCGGAGCGGGAACTGTCCAAACCGATGTACCACGAGAACGATCCCAACCTGCTCCAGCGCGGCCTCGACCGCTTCTGGGACTGGGTCGGACGCCTCTTCGACTCGGCCTCCGGGGTCACCCCCGGGGGCGTGGTCGGCGTCGTGGCCATCGTCATCGTCGTGCTCGCCGTGATCGGCGCCCTGTGGTGGCGCCTCGGCACCCCCCACCGGTCGCCCGCCTCCACCGGCGGCGACTCCCTCTTCGACGACGGCCCGCGGACCGCCGCCGAACACCGCGCGGCCGCCACCCGGCACGCCGCCGCCGGCCAGTGGAACCAGGCCGTCCAGGAGCGGATGCGGGCCATCGTCCGCTCCCTCGAAGAGCGCGCCCTGCTCGACCCGCGCCCCGGCCGTACCGCCGACGAGGCGGCCGCGGAGGCCGGCCGGTCGCTGCCGGCCCACGCCGACGGTCTGCGATCCGCCGCCCGCGCCTTCGACGACGTCACATACGGCGGCCGCACCGCCGACGAGCCCGCGTACCGGCGCGTCGAGCAGCTGGACACCGCCGTGGAGCGGACCAAGCCGTCCCTCGAACCGGCCGTCGCCGCCACCGCCTTCACGGAGGCCCCCCGATGAGCCGGCCGGCCGCCAGCGCCACCTCGACCTCGCTGACCCCCCGCCAGATCTGGGCCCGCGCGCGCGGCGCCCTCCTGGTCGTCGCCCTCATCCTGACCGGCGGCCTCGTCCTCGCGACCATGCACTCGTCCGACCACCACGGCCGCCTCGACCCGCGCTCGGCCGACCCCTACGGCAGCCGCGCCCTCGCCGAACTCCTCAAGGCCCAGGGCGTCTCCGTCGAGGTGACCACGACCCTCGCCGGAGCCACCGCCGCCACCGGCGCGGACACCACACTGCTCGTCACCACACCGGACCTGCTCACCGACACCCAGCAGTCCACCCTGTACGCGGCGATGAAGGGCTCGGCAGCCCGCACCGTCCTCCTCGGTGCCGGCACCCCGTCCCTCGGCACCCTGGTCCCCGGCCTCACCACCAGTGGCGACGCCCCGGTGGCCGCCCGGAAACCCGCCTGCACGCTGACCGCCGCGACCCGCGCCGGCGGCGTCGACCTCGGCGGCGAGCGCTACGTCACCGACCACACCACCGCCGACAACTGCTACTACGCCGACGGCCTGCCGACCCTGGTCCGTGTCCCCGGCCAGGGCACCGCCGACACCATCCTGCTCGGCTCCCCCGAACTCCTCACCAACAAGCGCCTCGCCCACCAGGGCAACGCGTCCCTCGCGCTGCAACTCCTCGGCTCCCGGACCCATCTCGTCTGGTACCTCCCCTCCCTGGCCGATGTCCCGGCCGACGCCGAGACCGAGGACACCGGCACCGGCTTCCTCGACCTGATCCCGTCCGGCTGGCTCTGGGGCACCCTGCAGCTCGCCGTCGCGGCCGTGCTCGCCGCCGTCTGGCGCGCCCGCCGCCTCGGCCCCCTCGTGCCCGAGCGCCTCC includes the following:
- the hpf gene encoding ribosome hibernation-promoting factor, HPF/YfiA family gives rise to the protein MDIVVKGRKTEVPERFRKHVAEKLKLEKIQKLDGKVISLDVEVSKEHNPRQADRSDRVEITLHSRGPVIRAEAAAGDPYAALDLASDKLEARLRKQHDKRYTRRGNGRLSAAEVADVVPGVASLNGNGQVVPTETGTVPTTMMGSIEVQGEGPLVVREKTHKAAPMTLDQALYEMELVGHDFYLFVDSDTKQPSVVYRRHAYDYGVIHLESDPLAGEDLGGAGGALGG
- a CDS encoding ComF family protein, translating into MRGWWREIAGLVLPVACGGCGRPRTALCPRCRTGLTGTGPRRVRPWPEPPGLPVVHAAAPYEGAVRALLLAHKERGALPLAGALGAALAGAVEAATGPCGASGGGPLLLVPVPSSRRSVRARGHDPTRRIALAAAARLRRSGRAARVLPVLRQGRAVADQAGLGARGRLANLAGALEVAPAGVRLLDEAVREAGRVVLVDDLMTTGASLAEAARALGAAPVLVHPPFIPGLPDSPKRRGTEGLFEQPAAAVVASSPASFEINRNSRGTCNVAGGER
- a CDS encoding LpqB family beta-propeller domain-containing protein encodes the protein MGADLRGTREALGRGRSVRGVVLLACGSLLVAGCASMPDSGDVRAVKASNAGDSQVRVYAVAPRDNADPEEIVDGFLEAMTSDDPGFSTARKYLTRQAVRTWRPEASITVLTNAPDRDQADRMADTENQGRSYPISGRRIAKVDARHAYRPEVPAEFNESIHVVQQPTADGKGKEWRIDSLPPGLVLGEADFLRNYRSVNKYYFASGENWVVADPVYIRQRQDPVTRMDPVTQTVKALLEGPTGWLGPAVDSRFPSGTELKKGVTTLTTDDQSTLKVPLNAKADHVSALVCKGMAAQLLFTLGDLTSARVEQVELQGSDGNRLCMLGKGQAIEEYSAVRDPGRGENPFFVDEHGRLMMLSVASKQLDKPVEAPGPFGRGTLPLTYVAVDREENRAAGVVQEGRALRVASITSDEEPAAPIVTSAGLRREDRLSAPSWDGHGDLWVADRNRAKPRLWMVPGGQGEPVEVSTPWLKDGARIESLRVSADGVRIALLVTKDDRTTLQIGRVERTRGDGHESVSVESPQRAAPRLESVTAVSWAGPSRLVVVGTEAGGVQQVRYVQTDGSTSATSVLPGLNGVTAVAAPHGEQSPVVADSNNDGIVRLVPGANWQPIVKEGRHPVYPG
- the mtrB gene encoding MtrAB system histidine kinase MtrB; this encodes MSAGSTAPKPGDPGVRTGRAAGPGRGGSRFGRLLQDGAPGGPAFRLVARWVRRPLLPAVRLWRRNLQVRVVAGTLLMSLGVVLLLGLVVIGQVRNGLLDAKERAAQSQAAGGFSAAQDKAATTPSAPGAQDGGRAGASVNWRSTLVEQLASGGQSAFNVVALSLETGNTASRGARASGEVDPTTSIPAELRHNVAQGTSTFQQPARIHYTSGKASEPGLVIGKRLNDADGTPYELYYLFPLTQEEDSLALVKTTLATAGLFVVVLLGAIAWLVVRQVVTPVRMAAAVAERLSASGLQERMKVTGEDDIARLGEAFNKMAQTIQTKIQQMEDLSRMQRRFVSDVSHELRTPLTTVRMAADVIHEARVDFDPVTARSAELLGDQLDRFESLLSDLLEISRFDAGAAALEAEPIDLRQVVRRVIGGAEPLAERKGSRILVVGDEQPVVAEADARRVERVLRNLVVNAVEHGEGRDVTVKLAAAGGAVAVAVRDHGIGLKPGEATRVFNRFWRADPSRARTTGGTGLGLSIAVEDARLHGGWLQAWGEPGGGSQFRLTLPRTADEPLRGSPIPLEPEDSRRNREQAAAAAGARLTAVPAQPAGDHPALSVPPRIPAASRATVDPTALPGSGARVVPRPAAGGDEDGGAGGAGGETMASSRAEQEGGTRGR
- the mtrA gene encoding two-component system response regulator MtrA; translation: MKGRVLVVDDDTALAEMLGIVLRGEGFEPSFVADGDKALAAFREAKPDLVLLDLMLPGRDGIEVCRLIRAESGVPIVMLTAKSDTVDVVVGLESGADDYIVKPFKPKELVARIRARLRRSEEPAPEQLAIGDLVIDVAGHSVKRDGQAIALTPLEFDLLVALARKPWQVFTREVLLEQVWGYRHAADTRLVNVHVQRLRSKVEKDPERPEIVVTVRGVGYKAGPS
- a CDS encoding tyrosine-type recombinase/integrase, which produces MTEDIGLTRNVAKVVTVRATTDSGKSWSAVEVLRFLAEARQRTVYYPALLLMCLLGLRRAEVCGLRWENVDLENRVIWIEQQRQRSGPGTIDVDLKTDTSKAPLPLPAQCIAPLRWTRMRTALLRERALAKGRPWWDDPDHHVFVTRTGQPLQAECLYQTLRRAAESAELGKMNPKGLRKSCGTLLVHLRVHPRIIKAILRHSRIATTLDIYAEALDPDVIAAVGQLDRLLRQPATLRRLAAPAPHSESTS